One segment of Candidatus Rokuibacteriota bacterium DNA contains the following:
- the ureG gene encoding urease accessory protein UreG: MIPTPLKIGIGGPVGSGKTALVEALCLRLRQHYQLGVITNDIYTQEDAQFLIHRGVLPGERVLGVETGGCPHTAIREDASVNLEAIRTLLARFPDLELILVESGGDNLAATFSPELVDGTIYVIDVGEGEKIPRKGGPGITRSDLLVINKIDLAPHVGADLGMMASDAKRMRGGRPFVFTNLRDGTGVEPIVDWIRRDLLFET, translated from the coding sequence ATGATCCCGACGCCGCTCAAGATCGGCATCGGCGGCCCGGTCGGGTCAGGGAAGACCGCGCTGGTCGAAGCGCTCTGCCTGCGCCTCAGGCAGCACTACCAGCTCGGGGTCATCACCAACGACATCTATACCCAGGAGGACGCGCAGTTCCTGATCCACCGGGGTGTGCTCCCGGGCGAGCGCGTGCTGGGCGTGGAGACCGGCGGGTGCCCCCATACCGCGATCCGGGAGGATGCCTCGGTGAACCTGGAAGCGATCCGGACGCTCCTCGCGCGTTTTCCGGACCTCGAGCTGATCCTGGTGGAGAGCGGGGGGGATAACCTCGCGGCGACTTTCAGCCCCGAGCTGGTGGACGGCACCATCTATGTAATCGACGTCGGCGAGGGAGAGAAGATCCCGCGCAAGGGGGGACCCGGCATCACCCGCTCCGACCTGCTCGTCATCAACAAGATTGACCTGGCTCCCCACGTGGGCGCGGATCTCGGCATGATGGCGTCAGATGCCAAACGGATGAGAGGAGGCCGACCGTTTGTCTTCACGAACCTGCGCGACGGAACCGGTGTCGAGCCCATCGTCGACTGGATCCGACGCGATCTGCTCTTCGAGACTTGA
- a CDS encoding urease accessory protein UreD, with product MSSPSSTGSDAICSSRLERVGRDGFLRLRFERRGAGTVLTERRFTLPLQALEALPIDAGGAAVLVLLNPTGGLVGGDCLRTEVSAGDGAHCCLTTPSATKVYRTAGTPAIQEFFARLGPGAVLEYVPDHLIPFPGAALRQSVTVELGEGSRAILFDALAIGRVARGEVWCFAELDTTVVVTDRLGPRLRDRFRLIPARRTWSGLGGMEGMNYLATLALLFDGDGRSVSAELEAALADFSGVRGAVSELGRGGVLVRFLTAGAPELQAAFHRLWAIARGALLGLSPLDLRKG from the coding sequence GTGTCGAGCCCATCGTCGACTGGATCCGACGCGATCTGCTCTTCGAGACTTGAACGGGTCGGCAGGGACGGCTTTCTCCGCCTGAGGTTCGAGCGGCGCGGTGCCGGCACGGTCCTGACCGAGCGGCGGTTCACGCTCCCGCTCCAGGCGCTCGAGGCCCTTCCCATCGACGCCGGAGGCGCTGCCGTGCTCGTGCTGCTCAACCCGACCGGTGGCCTCGTGGGAGGCGACTGTCTCCGCACCGAGGTGAGCGCGGGTGACGGGGCCCACTGCTGCCTCACCACGCCGTCGGCCACGAAGGTCTACCGGACCGCCGGCACTCCGGCGATTCAAGAATTTTTCGCTCGCCTCGGCCCGGGAGCGGTCCTTGAATACGTGCCCGACCATCTCATCCCGTTCCCGGGCGCTGCCCTGCGCCAGTCCGTCACGGTGGAGCTGGGCGAGGGGAGCCGCGCAATCCTGTTCGATGCCCTCGCCATCGGCCGCGTGGCGCGTGGCGAGGTCTGGTGCTTCGCCGAGCTGGACACCACCGTGGTGGTCACCGACCGTCTCGGGCCCAGGCTCAGGGATCGCTTCAGGCTGATCCCGGCGCGACGAACGTGGTCCGGACTCGGCGGGATGGAGGGGATGAACTACCTGGCGACGCTGGCGCTTCTCTTCGACGGCGACGGTCGGTCGGTGTCTGCCGAGCTCGAAGCAGCTCTCGCGGATTTCTCCGGGGTGCGCGGCGCGGTAAGCGAGCTGGGGCGAGGTGGCGTCCTCGTCCGCTTCCTCACCGCGGGGGCGCCCGAGCTTCAGGCTGCGTTTCATCGCCTCTGGGCGATCGCCCGGGGCGCACTCCTGGGTCTCTCGCCGCTCGACCTTCGCAAGGGATGA